The Trinickia acidisoli genome includes a window with the following:
- a CDS encoding gamma-glutamyltransferase family protein, producing the protein MNRFDWHNPYPTPRLPVFARNVVSTSHPLAAQAGLRALWQGGNAVDATIAAAAVLTVVEPVSCGLGGDAFALVWDGATLHGLNASGVAPAAWSVDYFTQRYGEAGGVAVQPKRGWDTATVPGVIAGWEALHAKFGLLPFGDLMASAIEIAERGYAVASIVARKWAAAVPELKDQPGFADTFMPHGRAPLVSELVRLPGHARTLRLLATQGPRAFYEGEPAQRIATFAREGGGAMTAADLADYRPMWVEPIGKDYRGRTVHEIPPNGQGIAALIALGILERFDLGSLSRDGIDSQHLQIEAMKLAFADVYRYVADPRAMDVTPEQMLDDAYLDSRAALIDPKRATQFAFGMPRAGGTIYLTAADEHGMMVSFIQSNYMGFGSGVVVPDTGIALQNRGCGFSMDPRSPNVVAGGKRPFHTIIPAFVTERIDGRQLPVMSFGVMGGDMQPQGHLQSVVRMLDYGQQPQAACDAPRWKVNRDFTLDIESTFDGGVAHALEARGHRIKAIDDPYMDFGSGQYIWKLSHDEPERGYVAASDTRRDGLAAGF; encoded by the coding sequence ATGAACCGTTTCGACTGGCACAACCCCTATCCCACGCCGCGCCTGCCGGTGTTCGCCCGCAACGTGGTATCGACTTCCCATCCGCTGGCCGCCCAGGCCGGCTTGCGCGCGCTTTGGCAGGGCGGCAATGCCGTCGATGCGACGATCGCGGCGGCGGCCGTTCTGACCGTGGTGGAGCCGGTTTCGTGCGGCCTGGGCGGCGACGCATTCGCGCTCGTCTGGGACGGCGCGACACTGCACGGGCTCAACGCCTCGGGTGTCGCCCCGGCGGCCTGGAGCGTCGACTACTTCACGCAGCGCTACGGCGAAGCCGGCGGCGTAGCGGTGCAACCCAAGCGCGGCTGGGATACGGCCACGGTGCCCGGCGTGATCGCGGGTTGGGAGGCGCTGCATGCCAAGTTCGGCTTGCTGCCGTTCGGCGACCTGATGGCGAGCGCGATCGAGATCGCCGAGCGCGGCTACGCCGTTGCCAGCATCGTCGCGCGAAAGTGGGCCGCGGCGGTGCCCGAGTTGAAGGACCAACCCGGCTTCGCCGATACCTTCATGCCGCACGGGCGCGCGCCGCTCGTGAGCGAACTCGTGCGCCTGCCTGGCCACGCGCGCACGCTGCGGCTGCTGGCGACGCAAGGGCCGCGTGCATTCTATGAAGGCGAGCCGGCTCAGCGCATCGCGACATTCGCGCGCGAGGGCGGCGGCGCGATGACCGCCGCCGATCTGGCCGATTACCGGCCGATGTGGGTCGAGCCGATTGGGAAAGATTACCGCGGCCGTACCGTCCATGAAATTCCACCGAACGGCCAAGGCATCGCGGCGTTGATTGCGCTGGGCATTCTGGAGCGGTTCGACTTGGGTTCGCTCTCGCGCGACGGCATCGACTCGCAGCATCTGCAAATCGAGGCGATGAAGCTCGCGTTCGCCGATGTATATCGCTACGTGGCCGACCCGCGCGCGATGGACGTGACGCCCGAGCAGATGCTCGACGATGCCTATCTGGACTCACGCGCCGCGTTGATCGACCCGAAGCGCGCGACGCAATTCGCGTTCGGCATGCCGCGAGCCGGCGGCACGATCTATCTGACCGCCGCTGACGAGCACGGGATGATGGTGAGCTTCATCCAGTCGAATTACATGGGCTTCGGCTCGGGCGTCGTGGTGCCGGACACCGGCATCGCGCTGCAAAATCGCGGCTGCGGGTTTTCGATGGACCCGCGTTCGCCCAATGTCGTCGCGGGCGGAAAGCGGCCGTTTCACACCATCATTCCGGCATTCGTGACCGAGCGCATCGACGGTCGGCAATTGCCGGTGATGAGTTTTGGCGTCATGGGCGGCGACATGCAGCCGCAGGGGCATCTGCAATCGGTCGTGCGGATGCTCGACTACGGTCAGCAGCCGCAAGCGGCTTGCGATGCGCCGCGTTGGAAGGTCAATCGCGATTTCACGCTCGACATCGAGTCGACGTTCGACGGTGGTGTCGCGCATGCGCTCGAGGCGCGCGGGCATCGGATCAAGGCGATCGACGATCCCTATATGGACTTCGGCTCGGGGCAATACATTTGGAAGCTGTCGCATGACGAGCCGGAGCGCGGGTATGTCGCGGCCAGCGATACGCGGCGCGACGGGCTGGCGGCGGGGTTTTGA
- a CDS encoding DeoR/GlpR family DNA-binding transcription regulator: MSRDPRLSLNARQQALLDWVQRDGFVTVDDLASHFNVTPQTIRRDVNWLADMNLLRRYHGGATLPTSSENVSYTARQRMFHDEKRRIGALVATHIPDQASLFINLGTTTEEVARALNRHRGLRVITNNLNVANMMSGYPECEVLITGGIVRPWDKGIVGELAIDFIRQFKVDFAIIGTSGIEFDGTLRDFDTREVRVSEAIIEHARTAFLAADHSKFGRPALVRQGHLSQIDALFTDQPAPPEIAETLAAAGTQVYVAKTD, from the coding sequence ATGAGCCGAGACCCACGCCTGAGCCTGAACGCACGCCAACAGGCGTTGCTCGACTGGGTGCAGCGCGACGGCTTCGTGACGGTCGATGACCTGGCTTCGCACTTCAATGTCACGCCGCAAACGATTCGCCGCGACGTCAACTGGCTCGCCGACATGAATCTGCTGCGCCGCTACCACGGCGGCGCGACACTGCCGACGAGTTCCGAGAACGTCTCGTACACGGCGCGCCAGCGCATGTTCCATGATGAAAAGCGCCGCATCGGCGCGCTCGTCGCCACCCACATCCCCGATCAGGCCTCGCTGTTCATCAACCTCGGCACGACGACCGAGGAAGTCGCGCGCGCCTTGAACCGGCACCGCGGCCTGCGCGTCATCACGAACAACCTGAACGTCGCCAACATGATGAGCGGCTATCCCGAATGCGAGGTGCTCATCACGGGCGGCATCGTGCGCCCGTGGGACAAGGGCATCGTAGGCGAGCTGGCCATCGATTTCATCCGGCAATTCAAAGTCGACTTCGCGATCATCGGCACGTCGGGCATCGAGTTCGACGGCACGCTGCGCGACTTCGACACGCGCGAAGTGCGCGTGTCGGAGGCCATCATCGAGCATGCCCGCACCGCCTTCCTGGCCGCCGATCACTCGAAGTTCGGCCGCCCCGCCCTCGTGCGCCAAGGCCACCTGAGCCAGATCGACGCGCTGTTCACCGATCAACCGGCGCCGCCGGAGATCGCCGAGACGCTCGCGGCGGCCGGCACCCAAGTGTATGTCGCTAAGACCGATTGA
- the glpD gene encoding glycerol-3-phosphate dehydrogenase — protein sequence MTHGSRYDLLVVGGGINGAGIARDAAGRGLSVLLVEQHDLASHTSSSSTKLIHGGLRYLEYKEFGLVRKALQERETLLRTAPHIMWPLRFVMPHMPNLRPAWLIRAGLFLYDHLARRELLPGSRGIDMRRHAAGAPLVDSISRGFVYSDGWVDDARLVVLNALDAAERGAAVLTRTKLVGAVRAGGEWHAQLSRADGSRLDVRAGAIANAAGPWVGQLLHDALGRGAHHSVRLVKGSHIVTRRLFDHDHAYIFQNPDKRIIFAIPYEREFTLIGTTDIEYHGDPSKVAITEDETRYLCESINRYFKRKITPADVCWTYSGVRPLLEEEGADNPSAVTRDYRLELDAGTGEAPLLSVFGGKITTFRKLAEEAVDRLASVMPIAKGAWTAARAPLPGGDIPHAKFEPFAAKFANEHPWLPADLARRYARAYGTRATKLLGTAKTLAELGQEFAPGLFEQELRYLRDVEWARSAEDILWRRSKIGLHLRPDTIEHVASEIDAWFARSPISSAQRTPSALAG from the coding sequence GTGACGCATGGCAGTCGATACGATCTGCTCGTCGTGGGCGGCGGGATCAATGGTGCGGGCATCGCGCGCGACGCAGCCGGACGCGGCTTGTCCGTGCTGCTCGTCGAGCAGCACGATCTGGCCTCGCATACGTCGTCCTCGAGCACGAAACTCATACACGGCGGGTTGCGCTACCTCGAGTACAAGGAGTTCGGCCTCGTGCGCAAGGCGCTGCAGGAGCGCGAAACGCTGTTGCGCACGGCCCCGCACATCATGTGGCCGCTGCGCTTCGTGATGCCGCACATGCCGAATCTGCGCCCGGCCTGGCTCATCCGCGCGGGCCTGTTCCTTTACGACCATCTCGCGCGTCGCGAACTGCTTCCCGGGTCCCGCGGCATCGATATGCGCCGCCATGCGGCCGGCGCACCGCTCGTCGATTCGATCTCGCGCGGCTTCGTTTATTCGGACGGCTGGGTCGACGATGCGCGCCTCGTCGTGCTCAACGCGCTCGACGCCGCGGAGCGCGGCGCGGCCGTGCTCACGCGCACGAAGCTCGTCGGGGCGGTGCGCGCGGGCGGCGAGTGGCATGCGCAATTGTCGCGCGCCGACGGTTCGCGTCTCGACGTCCGGGCCGGCGCCATCGCGAACGCGGCGGGCCCGTGGGTGGGCCAACTACTGCACGATGCGCTCGGCCGTGGCGCGCACCACAGCGTACGGCTCGTCAAGGGCAGCCACATCGTGACGCGGCGTCTGTTCGACCACGATCACGCCTATATCTTCCAGAACCCCGACAAGCGGATCATTTTTGCGATTCCCTACGAACGCGAATTCACGCTGATCGGCACCACCGACATCGAATATCACGGCGATCCGTCGAAAGTCGCCATCACCGAAGACGAAACGCGCTACCTGTGCGAATCGATCAACCGCTACTTCAAGCGCAAGATCACGCCGGCCGATGTCTGCTGGACCTACTCGGGCGTGCGGCCGCTGCTCGAGGAGGAAGGGGCCGACAACCCCTCGGCCGTCACGCGCGATTACCGGCTCGAACTCGACGCAGGCACCGGCGAGGCGCCGCTGCTGTCGGTCTTCGGCGGCAAGATCACCACGTTTCGCAAGCTCGCGGAAGAAGCGGTCGACCGTCTGGCGTCGGTCATGCCGATCGCCAAAGGCGCTTGGACGGCTGCGCGCGCGCCGCTGCCCGGCGGCGACATTCCCCACGCGAAATTCGAGCCGTTCGCCGCAAAGTTCGCAAACGAACATCCGTGGCTACCGGCTGACCTCGCCCGCCGCTACGCACGGGCCTACGGCACGCGCGCAACCAAGCTGCTCGGCACGGCCAAGACGCTCGCGGAGCTCGGCCAGGAATTCGCGCCGGGCTTGTTCGAACAAGAGTTGCGCTATCTGCGCGACGTCGAATGGGCACGCAGCGCCGAGGACATTCTCTGGCGCCGCTCGAAGATCGGCCTGCATCTGCGGCCGGACACGATCGAGCACGTGGCGAGCGAGATCGACGCCTGGTTCGCTCGTTCACCGATATCGAGTGCGCAGCGCACTCCGTCCGCATTGGCCGGCTGA
- the glpK gene encoding glycerol kinase GlpK: MQDQYILALDQGTTSSRAMLFDHKGNIVSVAQKEFRQIYPQPGWVEHDPQEIWSTQAGVAAEAVTRAGVNGTAIAAIGITNQRETTIVWDRETGQPIYNAIVWQDRRTAGLCDQLKAQGLEEKVRAKTGLPIDAYFSATKIRWILDNVDGAREKAKQGKLAFGTVDSWLVWNFTKHALHITDVTNASRTMLFNIHTMQWDSDLLEALDIPRSMLPEVRASSEVYGSTVTTVFASKIPLAGIAGDQQAALFGQMCTKTGMVKNTYGTGCFLMMNTGEKPIESKNNLVTTLAWQIGNEVNYALEGSIFIAGAVVQWLRDGLGIIKSASEIEALASSVEHSDGVYLVPAFAGLGAPHWNPRARGTLFGVTRGTTSAHIARAALDSIAYQSLDVLKAMEADSGIKIGELRVDGGACANNLLMQFQSDLLGVAAVRPRISETTALGAAYLAGLAVGYWGNVGELQSQWQLDRRFSPAMQQADVQLCTAGWQRAVNAAKAWADAS; the protein is encoded by the coding sequence ATGCAGGATCAATACATCCTCGCGCTGGACCAAGGCACCACGAGCTCGCGTGCCATGCTGTTCGACCACAAGGGCAACATCGTCTCGGTCGCTCAGAAGGAATTCCGCCAGATCTACCCGCAGCCGGGCTGGGTCGAGCACGACCCGCAGGAGATCTGGTCGACGCAAGCCGGCGTCGCGGCCGAGGCCGTCACGCGCGCGGGTGTCAACGGCACGGCCATCGCCGCCATCGGCATCACGAACCAGCGCGAAACCACGATCGTCTGGGATCGCGAGACGGGCCAGCCGATCTACAACGCAATCGTCTGGCAAGACCGCCGCACCGCCGGGCTCTGCGATCAATTGAAAGCGCAAGGACTCGAAGAGAAGGTGCGGGCGAAGACGGGGCTACCGATCGATGCCTACTTCTCCGCCACCAAAATCCGCTGGATTCTCGATAACGTCGACGGCGCGCGAGAGAAGGCCAAGCAAGGCAAGCTCGCGTTCGGCACGGTCGACAGTTGGCTCGTCTGGAACTTCACGAAGCATGCGCTGCACATCACCGACGTCACCAACGCGTCGCGCACGATGCTGTTCAACATTCACACGATGCAATGGGATAGCGACTTGCTCGAGGCACTCGACATTCCGCGCAGCATGCTGCCCGAGGTGCGCGCGTCGTCCGAGGTGTATGGCTCGACGGTAACGACCGTCTTCGCCTCGAAGATTCCGCTCGCGGGCATCGCAGGCGATCAACAGGCCGCGCTGTTCGGGCAAATGTGCACGAAGACGGGCATGGTCAAGAACACCTACGGCACCGGCTGCTTCCTGATGATGAACACGGGCGAGAAACCCATCGAATCGAAGAACAACCTCGTCACGACGCTCGCGTGGCAGATCGGCAACGAAGTCAACTACGCGCTCGAAGGCAGCATTTTCATCGCGGGTGCCGTCGTGCAATGGCTGCGCGACGGCCTGGGCATCATCAAGAGTGCATCGGAAATCGAAGCGCTGGCAAGCAGCGTCGAACACAGCGACGGCGTCTATCTCGTGCCCGCGTTCGCCGGCCTCGGCGCGCCGCATTGGAATCCGCGCGCACGCGGCACGCTGTTCGGCGTGACGCGCGGCACGACGAGTGCCCACATCGCCCGCGCCGCGCTCGATTCGATCGCCTATCAATCGCTCGACGTGCTCAAAGCGATGGAAGCCGATTCGGGCATCAAGATCGGCGAGTTACGCGTCGACGGCGGCGCCTGCGCGAACAATCTGCTCATGCAGTTCCAATCCGACTTGCTCGGCGTGGCGGCCGTGCGTCCACGCATCAGCGAAACGACGGCGCTCGGCGCCGCCTACCTCGCGGGCCTCGCCGTCGGCTATTGGGGCAACGTGGGCGAGCTCCAAAGCCAATGGCAGCTCGATCGCCGCTTCTCGCCGGCCATGCAGCAGGCCGACGTGCAGCTATGCACCGCGGGCTGGCAGCGGGCCGTCAACGCCGCCAAGGCGTGGGCCGACGCAAGCTGA
- a CDS encoding MIP/aquaporin family protein → MSPLIAEFLGTALLVLLGNGSVANVLLARTKGKGADLIVIVWGWAMAVFVAVYVTASFSGAHLNPVVTISLALAGKFAWSKVAGYITAQMLGGMAGAFLVWLAYRQHFSSTEDADIKLACFCTAPAIRSVPHNVMTEMICTFVLILGVLYLASPQVGLGALDALPVGLLVLGIGISLGGPTGYAMSPARDLAPRLMHALLPIPGKRGSDWRYAWVPVFGPLMGGAMASWVYVHAH, encoded by the coding sequence ATGTCACCCCTGATCGCGGAATTTCTGGGCACCGCACTGCTCGTGCTACTCGGCAACGGCTCCGTCGCCAACGTGCTGCTCGCGCGCACGAAGGGCAAGGGCGCCGATCTGATCGTCATCGTCTGGGGCTGGGCGATGGCCGTGTTCGTTGCCGTCTACGTGACGGCCTCGTTCAGCGGCGCGCATCTGAATCCCGTCGTGACGATCAGCCTCGCGCTCGCCGGCAAGTTCGCCTGGAGCAAGGTGGCGGGCTATATCACCGCGCAGATGCTCGGCGGCATGGCCGGCGCGTTTCTCGTCTGGCTCGCCTATCGCCAGCACTTTTCGTCGACGGAAGATGCCGACATCAAGCTCGCCTGCTTCTGCACGGCGCCCGCGATTCGCAGCGTCCCGCACAATGTGATGACCGAAATGATCTGCACCTTCGTGCTGATCCTCGGCGTGCTTTATCTCGCCTCGCCGCAAGTGGGGCTCGGCGCGCTCGACGCCCTGCCCGTCGGCTTGCTCGTGCTCGGTATCGGCATTTCCCTCGGCGGCCCGACGGGCTACGCGATGAGCCCCGCCCGCGACCTCGCCCCGCGTCTCATGCACGCGCTGCTGCCGATTCCAGGCAAGCGCGGCAGCGACTGGCGCTACGCCTGGGTGCCGGTGTTCGGCCCGCTCATGGGCGGCGCGATGGCATCTTGGGTGTACGTGCACGCGCACTGA
- a CDS encoding HAD family hydrolase: MFDHLICDCDGVLVDSEVIADRVLLHALSAEFPSIDFNPVAHSAFGQRTSTFLADLESRFEIAIPDGFLAGVERGIEAELKRSLAPIAGARDALERVPLPAAVVSNSRLARIAASLARAGLADVFGPRVFSAEQVARPKPHPDVYLHAARELGVAPERCLVIEDSVTGLSAARAAGMKTIAFVGASHVPKGYAQVLRNLGVTRIVERMEQLPTLIAAGLRGEFGQLQS; encoded by the coding sequence ATGTTCGACCATCTCATCTGCGACTGCGACGGCGTGCTCGTCGACAGTGAAGTGATTGCCGACCGCGTGCTGCTGCACGCTCTGTCGGCCGAATTCCCCTCCATCGATTTCAATCCCGTCGCCCATTCGGCGTTCGGTCAGCGAACGTCGACCTTTCTTGCCGATCTCGAATCGCGATTCGAGATCGCGATTCCCGACGGCTTTCTTGCCGGCGTCGAGCGCGGCATCGAAGCCGAGCTCAAGCGCTCGCTCGCCCCGATCGCAGGCGCACGCGACGCCCTCGAACGCGTGCCGCTGCCGGCGGCCGTCGTCTCGAACAGCCGGCTCGCACGCATCGCGGCATCGCTTGCGCGCGCCGGGCTCGCCGACGTCTTCGGGCCGCGCGTATTCAGCGCCGAGCAAGTCGCGCGGCCGAAGCCGCATCCCGATGTCTACTTGCATGCCGCGCGTGAACTCGGCGTCGCGCCCGAACGCTGTCTCGTCATTGAAGATAGCGTGACGGGCCTGTCCGCGGCCCGCGCCGCCGGCATGAAGACGATCGCGTTCGTCGGCGCGAGCCACGTCCCCAAGGGCTACGCGCAGGTGCTGCGCAATCTGGGCGTCACACGCATTGTCGAGCGCATGGAACAGTTGCCCACGCTCATCGCCGCCGGATTGCGCGGCGAGTTCGGGCAACTCCAGTCGTAG
- the ribB gene encoding 3,4-dihydroxy-2-butanone-4-phosphate synthase, with amino-acid sequence MSLPVSTAFAELPFLDSALMPPRIARALDALREGCAVVLQDDHDRENEADLIVAAERLTVETMALLIRECSGIVCLCLPDETIRALELPPMVAHNESRHGTAFTVSIEARHGVSTGVSAADRVTTIRSAIAPDAKPEDIVRPGHVFPLRAQPGGVLVRRGHTEGTVDLAVLAGLSPAGVLCELMNEDGTMTRGADVERFAARHGLPMLTIEELVAFRRALATARERECCASEA; translated from the coding sequence ATGTCTTTACCCGTTTCCACGGCGTTCGCCGAACTTCCCTTTCTCGATTCCGCGTTGATGCCCCCGCGCATCGCCCGTGCACTCGATGCGCTACGCGAGGGCTGCGCCGTCGTCTTGCAGGACGATCACGACCGCGAAAACGAGGCCGATCTCATCGTGGCCGCCGAGCGCCTGACCGTCGAGACGATGGCGCTCTTGATTCGCGAGTGCAGCGGAATCGTCTGCCTGTGCTTGCCCGACGAAACGATCCGCGCGCTCGAGTTGCCGCCGATGGTCGCACACAACGAGAGCCGGCACGGCACGGCGTTCACGGTATCGATCGAGGCGCGCCATGGTGTCAGCACGGGCGTATCGGCCGCCGATCGCGTGACGACGATCCGCTCCGCCATCGCTCCAGACGCGAAGCCCGAGGACATCGTGCGCCCCGGCCATGTGTTCCCGTTGCGTGCACAACCAGGCGGCGTGCTCGTGCGCCGAGGCCACACCGAAGGCACGGTCGATCTCGCGGTGCTCGCGGGCTTGTCGCCGGCGGGCGTACTTTGCGAGCTGATGAACGAGGACGGCACGATGACCCGCGGCGCCGACGTCGAGCGTTTCGCCGCCAGGCATGGCTTGCCGATGCTGACGATCGAGGAACTCGTCGCGTTTCGCCGCGCGCTGGCCACCGCGCGCGAGCGCGAATGCTGCGCGAGCGAGGCGTGA